In the Acidobacteriota bacterium genome, CAATCACGCGACCGCGCGCGCTGCCCTTACGACGCTGCGAAAGCGGCGCGCCGAGCCACTCCTCACCAACTTCATCGTCGCCGAGTCGCATGCGCTGCTGCTCGCAAGACTCGGCGGGTCGATCGCCCGCACGTGGCTCCTCAGCAACGCGTGGCCGATTGAGCGGGTCACCGAGGAAGACGAGGCGCGCGCCCGCGCCATCATCGCGCGGTACAGCGACAAGACGTACTCGTACACCGATGCGACGAGCTTCGCGGTGATGGAGCGTCGGGTGTTGAAGGTGGCGTTCGCCTTCGACCCGCACTTCCGCCTGCACGGGTTCCAACTGCTCGACGCCAACCACTGACTGGTCGGTGCCCCCGGCGGAGTGACGGTCACCCCGCGCGCCGGGCCATGTCGCCCGACAGGTCGGCACGCTGGTTCAGCAAGGCAGAGAGGGCCGGGCGCGACACTCGCAGCATCTTCGCCGCTGCCGAGACCGCCAGGTCCAGCGGCGCGACAATCTCGGTG is a window encoding:
- a CDS encoding PIN domain-containing protein encodes the protein MAHVLVDTSAVYALVDRSDANHATARAALTTLRKRRAEPLLTNFIVAESHALLLARLGGSIARTWLLSNAWPIERVTEEDEARARAIIARYSDKTYSYTDATSFAVMERRVLKVAFAFDPHFRLHGFQLLDANH